The genome window ACGGCAAGGACGACGCAGTGATGCCTGGCTCCGCTAGCTTCAATGTGGCCTACCAAGGCAATGGCGCAGCATACAACGTGGTGAACTACCCCACCACCAACGCCGATAACACGGCTTCATGGAGCTTCGCCGTGGGCGATTGGGACAGCAATGGCCATCGCGACCTGCTCTATGGCGGCGGCAGCGGCGCCACCTTCATGAGCGCGAATGCCGATGGTTCGCAGTACACGGAATGGAGCCCGCCCAACTACATCTTCTGCCAGCGCACCAATTTCGTTGACCTCGACAACGACGGGAACCTCGATGCGTTCACCTGCCATGATGTGGATGCGAACGTCGGCTTCATGAACAACGGGGCCGGGCTGCTCACCTTCACGCAGGGCGGCTACGGGACCACCTGCGGCAATTACGGCAGCATCTTCACCGACATCAACAACGACGGCAGCATGGACCTCTTCGTGGCCAAATGCGGTTGCGACCCGCTGGACCTGCTCATGCTGAACAACGGTACCGGCGCATACACCAATGTGGCTCCGGGGCTGGGCCTCGCCGATGGCCACCAGAGCTGGAGCAGCGCCTGGGGCGACTTCGATAATGACGGCGACATGGATGTGCTCATCGGCGCGAGCAGCGGAGTGGTGCACAAGCTCATGCGCAACAACGGCGACGGCATCTTCGTGGCGGCCACCGCCGGGAGCGGCATGGACTCCTTCACCGGCCAGAGCATCGAGTGGACCGCGCACGACTTCAACAACGACGGCTGGATCGACATCATGGGAGGCGGCGCCATCCACTACAACAACGGCGACTGGACCTTCGGGCACGACGTGGCCGCTCCGGCCAACCATTGCATCGGCGATTTCAACAGCGACGGTTTCCTCGATGTTGGCCGCACCAGCGGGTACTATCGCAACGAAGGCAATGGGAACAACTGGATCGTGGTCAAGCCGCAAGGCACCATCAGCAACCGCGACGCCATCGGTGCTCGCGTCACCATCACCAGCGCGCTGGGCACGCAGATCCGCGACATCAAGAGCGGCGACGGCTTCCGGTACATGAGCTTCATCGGTGCGCACTTCGGGCTCGGCGAAGACACGCAGGTGGATCAAGTGAGCATCCGCTGGCCCAACGGCGATATCGAGATCATCAAGAACCCGGCGATCAACACCACGCATACCGTGGTGCAAGGCACCTTCACCGAGGTCGCTGAGGCCGCTGCGGAATCATTCGGTCTCTACCCGAACCCGGCTCACGACCGCATCACGCTCACCGGCACGGCAGCCAATGCCCAAGTGGAGGTGATGGACGCCGCTGGCAAGCTGGTGCTCTCCGGCCGTCTGCTCAATGGCTCGATCTCGATCGGCGCTCTGCAAGCCGGCGCCTACGTGGCACGGGTCACCGAAGCAGGCATTGCACGGGCCGCCCGCTTCATGGTGAAGTGACCTTTGCAGGCAATTGGCCAGGGCATCTGCCTTCGGTCAGTTAGGTCATGGAATAGGGAGGCGAGCAACGCCTCCCTATTCTGTTCATAACCTGCGTTCACCCGCTCATCCTTCCGGGAAGCCGCGGCCAGACAGGGCTTCGGGTACGGCATGTGCGCCGATCAACACGCCATCGTTGGTGATCCGTTCAACCCCGTTCGTCGCGGCGTTTGGCCCCATCGGACCTTGGCGGCATGACAGCGGCGGTGTTCGAGGCGCGCTACAACAGGATCCTGCGTTCGCGCGAGCAGGGCTACGAGGAACTCTCCGATTTCCTCGGCAGACGATCCGATTTAGGGCCGCTCGTGAGGCTTGGACTCTTGCGGCGACGTGAAGTGAACAATGAGTTCCAGCGTTATCACGGTTACGTGCCTACGCTTGCCGGCGAGGAGTTCCTCCTCTACATCGCGGAGAAGGAGCTGATCCTGGTGAAACCCGGCATGTCGGCGGCCTTGTTCGCCGCAATGAAGAAGGATCCCGCACCGAAAGCCGTATTCAAGCCCACCTATGCGGAACCGACCAAGGCGCAGTTCGATTCATGGCGTGCCCAGCGGGATCAGGCTGGCCGCGATGTGTGGCGCACCCAGCGCACTGAGCAATTGCACGAAGCGCTGTATCAAGGGTTCATGGACTTCAAGGCTTTCACCGTGCGCACCGGCGTCGGCGAAGGCGTGCTGCTGAGGCTCGAACTGGCTAAGCCGCGCAGCGAGCGGCCGCATGAGAATGCACTTGCATTCGAGCTCACGAAAGAAGGACAGCGCTTTTTGCACGTGCGCAACCCTTGGGAACTGCTCCTCGTGAGGCCCGGCATGGAATTGCCGCTCTTCGAGCGCTGTGATCCGGAGCGCGCGGCCTATTGGTGCGAGCTGCCTTAGCGCCTCACTGCTTCTTCAGCTTCCCGCTCTTCCAGGCTTGGATGAACTGCGCCCAAGCGATCGGGTTGAAGAGGTTGATCGCTGGTGTGCCGCCGCTGTAGTACAACCGCGTCTGGTCCATGGCCATCTGGTACTGGTAGCTCGATGCGCCGTCGGGCGGGAGATTCTCCAGGCGCTGCATCATTTCAGCCGGAGATAGGTTCCGCATGGTCAATTGGTAGTCGTCAGCGGGTAGCCTCAGGTTCAGGAATGCATCGGCGAACTGCTCTTTTGATGGCCATGGCACCACCACCTGCTCTTTGAGCCAAATGGTATCGCGTCCCATCACATGGATCATGGAATAGCGGTTCTCCGGCAGGTCCCTGGGGATCACGTAGTTCGATCGCGTGAAACCCAGCGCGCTGAAGAGCACGGTATCGCCTTCTTGCGCGACAAAGCTGAAGTAGCCGTACACATCGCTCATGGTGCCGCGATAGGTGTCCTTCACCATGATGTTCGTGAAGGGCACCGGGAGAAGGCTATCGGTGACCACCACGCCGCTGAACTGGACCAGCCGTGGCTTTTCGGGTTGGGCGAAGGCCGGTATCGCAGAAGCTGCGAGCAGGAGCACGAGTAGGAATCGCATGGACGCCAAAGGTAGAACCGTGGGAGGGCATTGGGCTGAGCCAGGTCAATGCCGCATTCCGGTAGTTTAGCCGGCCTGAAACAGAACCATGCGCTCAGCCATGCTCATTGCCGGCCTTCTTCCGATCGGCGCTTCCGCTCAGATCACCATTGGCATGGCCGACATGCCCAGTGCTGGCGACACGGTGCGCTACGTCACATCATCCGCCGACGGATTCGATCCGGCTGAGACCGAGGCGGGTTTCATATGGGACTTCAGCGCGCTCCCTATCGGTCCTGAAGGCGCCGATACCTGCGTTACCGTAGGGAGCACGCCCTTCGCCTACCAGTTCTTCTTCAACAATCCCATCCTTTATCCGGAGCACCGTGCCGATTATGCGGTGCGCGGCCAGGACTTCGATTTCCAAGTGCTCACGGTGAGTGATGTTCGTGACTACTTCAAGCGCGACGCAGCGGGTTTCCGCAACGTGGGCTTCGGCGCCAACGTGAATGGCGTGCCCACCAGCACACGGCGCATCCCGGTGGATTGGATCCACCGTTTCCCCATGGAGTTCGGGGACATGGACACCAGTTTCAGTGAATTCACGGTCATGGTGCCGACGCTCTTCAGCTTCACCCAACGGCAATGGCGCTACAACGAGGTCGACGGCTGGGGAACCCTTTACCTGCCTGCTGACACCTTCGAGGTGCTGCGCGTAAAGAGCACCTTGGAGCGCACGGATAGCGCATATGTGGAGCAGTTCGGCCAAGGATTCACCTTCCCGGAGCCGGAGACCATCGAGTATAAATGGATCGCGCAGGGCATGGACCTGCCTGTTCTGCAGATCACCGTCGTTGCAGGCCAAGCCGCGACGGCGCGTTTCCATTATTCCCCGGTGGATATCACGACCGGAATGGGGCAGGCGAGGGCGATCGGACTCGAAGCATACCCGAACCCTGCAGAAGGCACCGTATGGCTGCGGATTCCCGAAGGCGAATGGCGGCTGCTGGAAGTGCGTGATGCGTCCGGCCGATCAGTTCGTGCCGTGAGCGTAGGTGGAGGCGCCTTGTTGGACTTGGATCTGAGCGGCCTGTCGGCTGGCACCTATTCCTTGGGGTTAATCGGCGCTTCCGGCCGGGTTTCGACGCGGCTGTGCGTGCAATAAGCGGATTCCCGGCTGTCAGCTTTGCAGTCCGTTGGTCATTGGCATGCCATGTGATCCGCGCCGCGCAGGCGAGTGCGGGTATTTTCGCGCCGTCATCACCAACCAACCATGAGGAAATACCTGGGATTGATCATCGGACTCGGCATCATCGGCGCTGTGGCGCTGTGGCTGATGTCCTACTACAACGGAACGATCACTGCTTCTGAAGCGGTGGAGAAGACATGGGGCGACGTCCTCGTTCGCTATCAGGAAAGGGCGGATAAGACCAAGAACCTGCTAGAGATCGTGAAGGGCGCTGCCGACTTCGAGCAGGAGACCCTGCGCGAGGTGATCGAGGCCCGCAGCAAGGCCTCGTCCATCAACCTCACAGCGGATCAGCTCACGCCGGAGAACCTCAAGGCCTTCGAAGAAGCGCAAGCCCAATTCACTGGTGCGCTCTCCAGGCTCATGGTCACCGTTGAGCGCTACCCGGACCTGAAGGCCGTGGCTGCCTTCCGCGACTTCCAAGCGCAATATGAAGGGATGGAGAACCGCATCAGCGTGGAACGGCGCAAATTCAATGACGCAGTACGGCTGTACAACCTGCGCGTGAAGCGCTTCCCGGGCAATATGCTTGCGGGCTTCTTCGGGTTCGCTGAGAAGGGCTATTTCCAAGCCGCGGAAGGCACCGAGAACGCCCCCGACATCTCCTTCAAGTGAGCGCGCGCACCGCCGAGGAGTTCCTGCCCGAAGCGGACCGCAAGCGCGTTGCGGAGGCCATTCGCATGGCTGAGCAGCGCACCAGCGGCGAGATCCGCGTGCATATCGAGGACCACATCGAAGAGGATGTGCTCGAGCATGCAGCCTTCATCTTCAATGAGCTCGGCATGCAGCGAACCAAGGACCGCAACGGCGTTCTCATATACGTGAGCGTCGCAGACCGCAAGGCTGCCGTGATCGGCGATAGCGGCATCAACGACCGTGTGCCGCCGAGATTCTGGCACGACGTGCTGAGCGTGATGCAGATCCACTTTGCCGCAGGCCGCCATGCCGATGGGCTGTGCGAGGCCGCCAGCATGGTGGGAGAGAAGCTCCGCGACCATCACCCTTACCAGCGGAACGACGCCGACGAACTGAGCAACGAAGTGAGCATTGGGCGATGAGGGCATTTCTGGCAACGGTTCTGGTGCTGGCATCCCTTGTTGCGGAGGCCTCGCGTTTTCCCTGTGATGCAGAGGTCCCTAGGAAGCGCCAACAGGACAAGTTGCTCTGGAGCTATGCTCCGCTGTTGGATGCCGAGGAGGAGCAGCGCATCAACGACCGGCTCGTGGCGTTCGCCCGTGAGACCAGCAATCAGGTCCTCGTGCTGATCGTGGATACCCTCTGCGGCGAAGAGCCTGCGGACTTCGCATTCGGCATCGGCGAGCGCTGGGGCATCGGGCAGAAGGGCTTCGACAATGGGATTGTCATCCTGATCAAGCCCACGGGCAGCGCAGGCAGCCGCAAGGTCTTCATCGCTACCGGTTACGGACTCGAAGGCGCAATCCCAGACGCGACCTGCCGGAGGATCGTCGATAACGAGGTGATCCCCCGATTCAAGCAAGGTGAATTCGCGCAAGGAATCGATGCTGCCTTGAACGTGATCTTCCCGCTGGCCAAAGGTGATCGACCACGCCAGCTATGGCCGCAAGCATGTGCCATGGGGCGCCGTGCTCGTGGTGATCGGGATCTTGGTGATCATGGCGGTCTCCTGGCGCAGCGGCGTGAAGCGCTATGCCCGCACCAACAGGGTCGATTTCTGGACGGCGATGTGGCTGTTGAGCCAGATGAATCGCGGTCGTGGAGGGCATCGCTCGGGCGGGTTCACCGGCGGTGGCTTCAGGGGCGGTGGCGGTTTCGGCGGCTTCGGTGGGGGAAGCTTCGGCGGCGGTGGGGCCGGCGGCAGTTGGTGATCCATCGGAGGCGGGCGGCTCCCTCCTGTACATTAGCCGCCGGATGATGCACAACGGCAGCTCAATCGCGCGTCCTGTTCTTCTGGCTTCCATGCTCGCCATTTCGGTGGCCTTTTCGCACCTTGCCGGCGCCCAGAGCGTGCAGCTGCTGCTGATCCGCGGCGATTCGCTCTTGGACGCCGATAAGCCCCAGCGCGCGCTCGACATCTTCGATCAGGCCGTGAAGCGCGAGGCTACGCCTGCCACCTTGCTTGCCCGTTCCCGGGCCTATTACAAGCTCGATCGCATGGAGCGCTTCGTGCAGGACATCGACCGCGTGCTCCGCATGGACAGCACCAATGGTGAAGCGCACTTCCAGCGCGGCATCTATTCGTTGCAGGCCAATGATAGCGACCGGGCCGAGTTCCATGGCGCCCGGGCCATTGAGCATGCGCGAAACGACCGCAGCAAGGCCAAGGCGCTCAATGTGCGCGGAGAGGCGCGTGCAGAACGGAAGCATTATGCGGAAGCCGCTGCCGACCTTGCTCAAGCCTGGGCCCTCGGCTTGGAGGATGTTCCGGCCATGCGGACGTTGGCCAGGCTCTACGATGGCGAGGGCCAGTACGCCGAGGCTCTTCGCGTGCTGGAGCGGCTCTGTGAGCTCGATCCAAGCGATATGGGCAATTGGACCAACCGCGCGAACGAGCTGAACATGCTCGGTCGGTACGAGGAAGCCATCAGCATGGCCGATCGAGCGCTCAGCTCAGATAAGGACGAGCCCGTTGCCATGAGCCACAAGGCGTACGCGCTGACCAAGCTGGAACGGGATGCGGATGCCTGGCCAGTGCTCGACCGGAGCCTGCGCAACTATCCGAGCAACCCATTCGCACTGCGCACGCGGGCCATTCTTCGCTTGCGCAAAGGCGAGCGCGCAAAGGCTTGCGACGATCTCACACTGGCAAAGGCACTCGCCGAGATTCCCGAGGTTGACCGCATGCTGATCGAGCACTGCGATGGCGAGAAGCCCAAGCGCTAGCGCGTGATGATCAGCTTTATGCGCGCACTGCCGTTGTGCTGCCCAGTGATGTTCAGGGTATAAGCTCCGGGCGCGAGGTCCCAGTCGGCGTCGAGCACCCCTGAAGACGGCCAGTTCCCCAGCACGACTACGCGCCCCGCGTGATCGATCACATCATAGGTGCCGGCCCCGATGCCCATGGCCTGCACGCGCACCATGCCATCTGATGGATTCGGGAACAGGAGCACGCGCGCCGTGGCGTCTTCAATGCCCGTGTCATCCACATAGTACAGCTCGAATACATCAAAGCCGGCTTCCACCACGTGCCCGGGACTGGAATCGGCCGTGGATGCGATCAGTCTCATGGTGGCCGTGGGCTCCAGGAAGTCACTGATCCGGTAGTCGCGGGAAAGCCAGGTCCCGTTGCTAGCGCCGTTGGCGGTTATGGTCTCCAGGGTCATCGTGGTGCTGCCATTATCCAGGCTGATCAAGAGCTGATCATTGGGGTTGCCGCTGCCGCCGCCATTCACGAACCAACGCTCGTAGCGCACGTGGGCCGCGCCGTCGCCCGTGGCATCGAATAGGGGAGAGGTGACCACTGCGCTTCCGCCATCCACGTCATTGTCCCCTGCACCGCCGCCGCTCAGGCCGGTAACAAAAGCCGATTCGCCGCAATCGGCAGCTGCGTCCGAGGATGGATTACTGGGGTCGTTGCCCAAGCTGGTGCCTTCGGGAACCCCGCGCTCCCATTGGCCTGAAGTGGCATCGCCGCTTACCGTCCAGCCCAGGTCGAGGGCGAAATCATCGGCATAGCCCGCAGGCAGCTGCACTTGGAAGCTGTTGCTCGAAGGGCTCATCGGCGCGGGCGCGATACAGGAGGTATGCCAGCCCCAGCGCCCAGCCGTGATCGAATAGCTTTCTGCGAACACGCCTTGCAGGGTGCAATTGCCGCTGGCATCAGTGGTGCCGGTGTAGCTGTATGATTGACTCTCGATCACCACTGTTGCACCTTCCACCGGAACCCCAGTGCCCTGGGTGACCACGCTGCAGGTCACATCGAATGGGACCATCGGCTCCAACTCAATCGGCAATACGGTCACCTGGCCGTTCACGAGCTGCACACCATTGATGGTGGCTGGGTAGTATCCCGGAGCTGAAGCGATGACCGTATAGCTTCCTGCCGTGGCGAAGCCCGTGGCATACTGGCCGCTTACGTCAGTGTTGTCCGTTGCGGAAGTGCCGGAGATCTGCACCGTGGCATTGCCCACCGGGGCCGAAGTCACTGCATTCGTCACAGGGCCTTCGAGCCAGCATGCTTGCACGTAGGTGGGCGCGAGCACGAAAAGCCCACGTTGCATGTCGGAGATGATCAGGTTGCCTGATGGGAAATAGGGATACACGCCCCAGGCTCCGCTGAACCCATCACCGGAAAGCGGAGTGGTGTCATAATGGCCCACCTCCACCATGTTGTGCGGATCGCTCACATCGTAGATGGTAACGCCGAAGGTGTAGTAGGAGGTGACGGCATATCCATTCAGCCAGTAGGTGTTGTGGGGGATGGCACCGGAGCCATTGTCGCTGCGCAAGCGGTCCACTTCGGTAATGTCCGTGGGGTCGCTCACATCATAGGCGCCCACATAGGCATTGGTTCGCTCGTCGGTGGTGAAGAGGTAATCGCCGCTTGAATCGAGCCAGGTGTTGTGCGTGAAATCACTGGGTGTGTTCTTGGTGCCGAGCAGCACAGGAGCCGAGGGGTCCGAGACATCGACGATGGAGAAGAACCCGTCGTAAATGTGGCCGGCATAGAGCGTATCGCCGCGGGCGAAGCTGTCGTGGCAATACCATGTGTCGAATTCGCCCACCTCCACCGGGTTCATCGGGTCCTGCGTGAGGTCGTACATGATAACGCCGCCATTTCCGCGGTTGGCGCCATGAATGAACAGACGCCCGTTCTCGTCGATGAAAAGCGAGTGCGAGGTGGTCCAGCCCGGTGCGTCCCACACGATGGCGGGCAGGTTGGTGCTCTGTGGCAGCGGGCTCAGGTCAACAATGGTTAGTTCACCGTCGGCGGCCTCCGTGGTCACATAGGCGTAGTCGCCCCAGACTTTGATCTCGCGCCAGATGCTCGCGGGCCCCGGGAAGAAGAAGATCTCCTGCGGGTCCGTAGGGTCGGCGAGGCTTACCACGCTAAGGCCACCGGGGTTCTGGTCATCCGTTCCGCAAACGCCCATCAGCGCGTATTCGTTGCCGAACTCGTCCGTATAGCCCCAGAGGTTGCTGAGGTTGCTGTTGCGGAGCACCTGGTAATCGAGTTGCCCCACGAAATCGATGTTCAGCTGGGCCGTGGAAGCGAACGCGGGAATCAAGGCGGCGGAAAGGAGGATGGCTCTCATGGGGGTACTGATCGTGCCAATGTAGGGGCTGCTGCCATGCATTCAGGGCCGGGCTTGAGATAGGATCCTTGCGTTACGATGAAGGCGTGCGGTCAGCCGACGAGCGCAGCGGGTATCTTGGCCCGCCCTAGAAGCCATGCCCGACATACTCTGCACCACCGATCTCACCCCAGCAGCAGACACCGCCTTGCTGCATGCCCTGGCCCTCGGCGACCGCTTGGGCGCTCGCGTAAGCCTGCTCCATGTGCTGGGCAAGAACGATCGGGACAACGATGCGAAGGATCGTGTGGAGGCGGCCATCCGGACCCGTGCCGAACAAGCCGGAGGTGGACAAGTGCGCATCCTCTTGCCGGATGGCGATTTCATGGAAGAGATCGCCGCCGAGAGCGGGCGCGGGCACTTGCTGGTGGTGATGGGAACCCACGGCCCAAGGGGCTTGAGGCAGTCCATCTTCGGAGCCGATATCCTGAAACTCGTGCGACGCTCGGCCGTGCCTTGCTACGTGGTGCAAGCTGAAAGCCCAGTGGACAAGGAACTCAGCAGGATCGTGATGCCTGTGGCAGGCCACCAGGACATCGAGCGCCTCATCGATACCGTTTGCATTCAGGCCAAAGCGTGGGCGGCGGAAGTGGATGTGTTCCAGCTCGTCCGGCCTGGTGAACAGCCCAGCGATATCCTCCTGAAGAACAAGCTGCGGATGCTGGAGCGCTTGGAGCAAGAAGGCATCCGTCATCGTGAGGTGAACGAGCCTTCCACCTCGTTCAGCGTGGGTTTCGCCAAGGCCACCATCGAATACGCACAGCGCGCGGGTGCGGGTGCCATCGCGATCATGGCGAAAGCCAGTGATGAGTTCCGCTACATTGCCGATGCAGAAAAGGAACGGATCCTGGCCAACGAGGCGCGCATCCCGGTGATTTGCGCCTGAGTTGCATGGGCGTTGGGGCCCTTTCAGTTACTTTCGTTGTCCGTTTCCACCGCCCGTCTGACAATTCCCATGCGAATAGGCCTCCTTTTTCCGGCGTACTTGATCGGTTTGCGCTTGGCTTGCCAATTCGCAGCTCCCATCACGGCTGTCCCCAATGGCGGTTTCGATGCCTTCGAGGCCATCGATGCGGATCACGATGGCGATCCGGACTTGGTGCGCATGGAGTTCGGCGTGGGTCTCGTGAGCTATCCCAATTCTGATGGCCAAGGAAGCTTCGGCACCAGTGAACTTCTCGTTCCGATGACCGAGGGGTCCGTGATCTGGGCCATTGCCGACGTCACTGGAGATGGAGCGCCTGACATCGTGCATGCGTTCTTAGATAGCCTATTCCTTTCCGTGAATGATGGCGGCGGTTCATTCGGAGAATCGGTGCTGGTCTGGGATTTCTCAGGTGAACCCATTGACCTGCTCCAGATCGCCTTGGCCGAACTCACCGGCGATGGCTTGCTGGATATGGTGCTCGTGACTGCTCCGGGCATCGAGGAGAAGCAGCTTCGGTTTGCCCCGAACACCGGGATCGGATTCGGCCCTTTCGAGCCCATCGGACCTGTGATCACCGGCGCCCTGCCCGAATTCGTGCTGCACGGCGACCTTGATCTTGCGGGCGGCATTGACTTGCTGGTGCAGGACGGCAGCAATTCCGTGCTGGTGCTGCGCAATGTCGAGGGCGATGGCTCGGTTTGGTCTGTGGACACCCTGGCCCTGCCCAATGCGCCGGATTGGTTCATGAAACCCAAGCTCATGGATGTTGATGGCGATGGTGATCTGGACATCGTGGAGACAGCCATGAGTTCGGTCCATTGGCGGGAGAATCCGCTGGATGAGGGAGGACAATGGGGGGAGTGGCCATTGGTGCAGTTGGAATCGTGGCTCAGTGGAGGTCCATCCGCCTTTGGGAACCTGGGCTGCGGTGCCGGATTAGGCTACGTCTGCGTGCCCTCCAATCCCGCTGAACTGCCGCGCTATGCGCATTGGGTGGAGCCGGTGGATGGGTTTAGCTTCAAGCGGGAACTGCCTGATCTGCCGCGTGGAGAGCAACTCCTCATGGCCGATTTCAATGTCGATGGCCGCGATGATTTGCTCATGCGCATCGAACAGGATTGGCTGCTGTTGCTCAATGTGACCGAGGCCCCGTCAGAACCCGCCATCCTGCCGCAACTTCCAACATTGTGCAGGATTGGGGCTGAATTGTCGCTTCCTGATGGACAACCTGCTCAAGGTCAATGGAATGGAGTTGGTGTATTCGAGAATCAATTCTTGCGCACCCTATTGCCAGGTGCCGGCACTTTCAACCTGCGTTACACTGCATACGAAGCGGCTGGCTGCGCTGTTGGCGGTGTGGAGTCCATCGCGGTGGTCGATCAACCATTGATCAGCCCCTTCATCGGTGGGTCTTATTGCCGGAATGAGGCACCGATCCAACTAAGCGCAACGCCTTCTGAAGTCACGTGGTATGGCATCGAGCAGGATGGCGTCTTCGACCCGGCGACTTTTCAAGGGAGTTTCATCGTGGCCGAATTCGTGGATGTGACCGGCGAGGCCTGTGCGGCGGAGTCCTTTCCCATTCTTATGCAGTCCCCCTTGCCGGTCAGCATCAATCCAGTTGGTCCGTTCTGCGTGAACAGCGGGCCCCAGTTGATTACCGGAAGCACGGTTGCTTTCGATTTTGAGTGGTCGGGCGATATCGTGTCGTGGAATACCTCTGGCGCCGTTTTCTCGCCAGCCCAAGGGCCTGGTACCTATACCGTCATACTCACGGCCAATCCTTCAGGCCCCACGCAATGCCCTGGTTACGATACGATCCAGGTCGTTGTGAATGACCAGTTCCCCGACATCGAAATCAGTGAGATCCCTGTGCTTTGCGCCGTAAGCGGTCCGGTTGACCTGGACCTTTATGCAACGCCCCAAGGAGGTATTTGGGCCGGACCTGGGGTGAGCAACGGCGGCTTTGATCCCGCAACCGTTCCCGCCGGAGCCTATTTAGTCACCTACACCGCCAACCTCGAAGGATGCTTGGCCTCACAGGTCGCATCCATCAAGGTTCTCGACGAGGCGGAGGTGACGCCATCAGCAAGCCTCGAACTCTGTCCGGGCGATGATCCGCTCCAGTTCACCGGTTTCCCGGAAGGCGGCTCTTGGAATGCCCCGATCGATGCGAATGGCCAATTCGACCCCTCTACGGCTCAAGCAGGTGCATATGCCGTGGTTTACACATGGGTCGGTCTTGATGGCTGCGTGCTCAATGCCCCCGAACAGACCATTTCGGTGCTCACCACCACAACGGTCGAGATTGAACCCGTCGGGGTGCTTTGCGATGATCTTGAAGCCGTGCCGATCTCTGGTTTTCCGGGCGGCATTTGGAGCGGAGCCGCAGTGGGTGAAGGCGAGGTCGTGATGGTGAACCCCGTTGCGCTCGGGCCAGGCCAATGGCCGCTCACGCTCACAGCAAGCGAGCCGGGGCAATGCCCAGGCAGCAGCACGGTTGACCTTGTGGTGGAAGTCTGCACCGGTGGACCAGAGCTGGAGGTTGCGCTTGCTGAGGCTTTGCCGAATCCCTTCAACGAGGAAATCGTGCTCCGAATAGGGTCAATCGGCCTGCTGCACCTTGAGCTTTTTGACGCTGCCGGCCGTCTGGTTGGGAGTTACGGCCAACAACAGGCTGGTGGGCGCTTGGTGCTTGACCATTCCGGGGCCATGCCAGGAGCATATTTCCTCAGGCTTACGCCCGAAGCCGGTGCACCGGAGGTTTTGCGGTTGGTGAAGCTTTGATCTGCAGTTTTCCAGCACTTAAGGGCGTTCCGATTTGGCCGGATCGCCAAGGCCCTTACTTTCGGAACCGCCTATTAACCAACGCGCCATGATTGCTACCCAGATCCGCCAGAAGGACGCCAGCTTCTACTTCGTTTCCTATCCGGCAGAGGATATCCTTCGCCGCGTCCGCTTCATCAGCCGCTTCTACGCTGAAGGAGAGAAGAGCATCGCTCCTGAGGAAGCCAAGAAAGGGGATGACATCGCTGGATTCATCCAGAAGATCGAACGCAGCGATGCCGCCTTCCAGCGCACCATGTCGCATGGCAAGATCAAGGCGATCCGGAACTTCTATGAAACAGCCGTGGCTCAGCCGCCGATTCCCGGAACCGTGCTGCTCTTCAGCAGCGACATCCTCGATTTCTCGCCCATCGGCAACACCAAGAACGTGGGCGACCTGAAGGAGCCCAAGGACAAGTACCTGATCATCGATGGGCAACACCGCTTGGCCGCGCTCGAGTTCTACATGCGCTCGCATCCCCAGGAGGCCAAGACCATCCACGTGCCGTGCATCATCTTCGACGGCGAGAGCGAGGATTTCGCCGCCGAGATGTTCGTGATCATCAACAG of Flavobacteriales bacterium contains these proteins:
- a CDS encoding choice-of-anchor B family protein, with the translated sequence MRAILLSAALIPAFASTAQLNIDFVGQLDYQVLRNSNLSNLWGYTDEFGNEYALMGVCGTDDQNPGGLSVVSLADPTDPQEIFFFPGPASIWREIKVWGDYAYVTTEAADGELTIVDLSPLPQSTNLPAIVWDAPGWTTSHSLFIDENGRLFIHGANRGNGGVIMYDLTQDPMNPVEVGEFDTWYCHDSFARGDTLYAGHIYDGFFSIVDVSDPSAPVLLGTKNTPSDFTHNTWLDSSGDYLFTTDERTNAYVGAYDVSDPTDITEVDRLRSDNGSGAIPHNTYWLNGYAVTSYYTFGVTIYDVSDPHNMVEVGHYDTTPLSGDGFSGAWGVYPYFPSGNLIISDMQRGLFVLAPTYVQACWLEGPVTNAVTSAPVGNATVQISGTSATDNTDVSGQYATGFATAGSYTVIASAPGYYPATINGVQLVNGQVTVLPIELEPMVPFDVTCSVVTQGTGVPVEGATVVIESQSYSYTGTTDASGNCTLQGVFAESYSITAGRWGWHTSCIAPAPMSPSSNSFQVQLPAGYADDFALDLGWTVSGDATSGQWERGVPEGTSLGNDPSNPSSDAAADCGESAFVTGLSGGGAGDNDVDGGSAVVTSPLFDATGDGAAHVRYERWFVNGGGSGNPNDQLLISLDNGSTTMTLETITANGASNGTWLSRDYRISDFLEPTATMRLIASTADSSPGHVVEAGFDVFELYYVDDTGIEDATARVLLFPNPSDGMVRVQAMGIGAGTYDVIDHAGRVVVLGNWPSSGVLDADWDLAPGAYTLNITGQHNGSARIKLIITR
- a CDS encoding universal stress protein — encoded protein: MPDILCTTDLTPAADTALLHALALGDRLGARVSLLHVLGKNDRDNDAKDRVEAAIRTRAEQAGGGQVRILLPDGDFMEEIAAESGRGHLLVVMGTHGPRGLRQSIFGADILKLVRRSAVPCYVVQAESPVDKELSRIVMPVAGHQDIERLIDTVCIQAKAWAAEVDVFQLVRPGEQPSDILLKNKLRMLERLEQEGIRHREVNEPSTSFSVGFAKATIEYAQRAGAGAIAIMAKASDEFRYIADAEKERILANEARIPVICA
- a CDS encoding T9SS type A sorting domain-containing protein; protein product: MRIGLLFPAYLIGLRLACQFAAPITAVPNGGFDAFEAIDADHDGDPDLVRMEFGVGLVSYPNSDGQGSFGTSELLVPMTEGSVIWAIADVTGDGAPDIVHAFLDSLFLSVNDGGGSFGESVLVWDFSGEPIDLLQIALAELTGDGLLDMVLVTAPGIEEKQLRFAPNTGIGFGPFEPIGPVITGALPEFVLHGDLDLAGGIDLLVQDGSNSVLVLRNVEGDGSVWSVDTLALPNAPDWFMKPKLMDVDGDGDLDIVETAMSSVHWRENPLDEGGQWGEWPLVQLESWLSGGPSAFGNLGCGAGLGYVCVPSNPAELPRYAHWVEPVDGFSFKRELPDLPRGEQLLMADFNVDGRDDLLMRIEQDWLLLLNVTEAPSEPAILPQLPTLCRIGAELSLPDGQPAQGQWNGVGVFENQFLRTLLPGAGTFNLRYTAYEAAGCAVGGVESIAVVDQPLISPFIGGSYCRNEAPIQLSATPSEVTWYGIEQDGVFDPATFQGSFIVAEFVDVTGEACAAESFPILMQSPLPVSINPVGPFCVNSGPQLITGSTVAFDFEWSGDIVSWNTSGAVFSPAQGPGTYTVILTANPSGPTQCPGYDTIQVVVNDQFPDIEISEIPVLCAVSGPVDLDLYATPQGGIWAGPGVSNGGFDPATVPAGAYLVTYTANLEGCLASQVASIKVLDEAEVTPSASLELCPGDDPLQFTGFPEGGSWNAPIDANGQFDPSTAQAGAYAVVYTWVGLDGCVLNAPEQTISVLTTTTVEIEPVGVLCDDLEAVPISGFPGGIWSGAAVGEGEVVMVNPVALGPGQWPLTLTASEPGQCPGSSTVDLVVEVCTGGPELEVALAEALPNPFNEEIVLRIGSIGLLHLELFDAAGRLVGSYGQQQAGGRLVLDHSGAMPGAYFLRLTPEAGAPEVLRLVKL